From Gordonia crocea, the proteins below share one genomic window:
- a CDS encoding SGNH/GDSL hydrolase family protein — translation MPSADSGEKVDRLLRDVGATVVAAGASAAASYAAYSYLNSQAAHARQVIPRRTDNAPNGDGVYYPDGRGPIPFTRGTEVDLHLAVYGDSTAAGLGVDTADETPGVQIVRNLVRETGKIVRYSNKAIVGATSKGLAAQIDASLITKSRPDVAVILIGANDVTAVNRVHSSARRLGEAVQLLVDAGAKVVVGTCPDLGVVTAIPQPLRWVIRQYSLRLAAAQRGAVRSHGGRAVPLADVLAKEFLARPEHMFSPDNYHPSAAGYALSASILLPEVLDAVGEWGGPLPNPPVVSEAVESRRLVNRFRRLLRSGSNR, via the coding sequence GTGCCGTCAGCTGATTCCGGGGAGAAGGTCGATCGACTCCTCCGCGACGTCGGCGCCACCGTGGTCGCCGCCGGCGCCAGCGCCGCCGCGTCCTACGCGGCCTACAGCTACCTGAACTCGCAGGCCGCCCACGCCCGACAGGTCATCCCGCGCCGCACCGACAACGCCCCCAACGGCGACGGCGTCTACTACCCCGACGGCCGCGGGCCGATCCCGTTCACCCGCGGTACCGAGGTGGACCTGCACCTGGCGGTGTACGGGGACTCGACGGCGGCCGGGCTCGGCGTCGACACTGCCGACGAGACGCCGGGTGTGCAGATCGTTCGCAACCTGGTCCGCGAGACCGGGAAGATCGTCCGCTACAGCAACAAGGCCATCGTCGGCGCCACGTCCAAAGGCCTGGCCGCCCAGATCGACGCGTCGCTCATCACCAAGTCGCGGCCCGACGTCGCGGTGATCCTGATCGGCGCCAACGATGTCACCGCGGTCAACCGGGTCCACTCGTCGGCCCGGCGCCTCGGCGAGGCGGTCCAGCTCCTCGTCGACGCCGGCGCCAAGGTCGTCGTCGGCACCTGCCCGGACCTCGGCGTGGTCACCGCCATCCCGCAACCGTTGCGCTGGGTCATCCGGCAGTACAGCCTGCGGCTGGCCGCCGCCCAGCGAGGGGCGGTCCGCTCCCACGGCGGCCGTGCGGTGCCGTTGGCCGACGTGCTGGCCAAGGAGTTCCTCGCCCGCCCCGAGCACATGTTCTCGCCGGACAACTACCACCCGTCGGCGGCCGGTTACGCCCTGTCGGCAAGCATTCTGCTGCCGGAGGTGCTCGACGCGGTCGGCGAGTGGGGCGGTCCGCTGCCCAACCCGCCCGTCGT
- a CDS encoding DUF499 domain-containing protein yields MSNRDRVHKSMDLLGPALNRFIAQVLKPDLGESSWVDLIRLRDQGKGAPTDKAYNPDDPMVGLRLLTENIPNAVRRGWYPFDGPLSRVQMSWATEVREIRNKDAHNEPFTNEDTQRALDTTERFLLAIGAPAEAEQVRKLRNDVVRIAHDREDANTARNNPSLAVGSEHLPPWREVLSPHPDVASGDFNAAEFAADLYSVANPNSDAKKNPEYTNPVPFFERTYLTHGLRDLIKRNVARLSGDLNASPVVNLQTNFGGGKTHSMLALWHLASDTPSSAYPDDVAALAAPLDELRGTKIRRVALVGNQLEPAKPDTRDGRPGIRTIWGELAWQLGGQDAFDIVADADRTSTSPGAALRELFELYSPAVILIDEWVAYARQLVNASGLPAGDFDTQFTFAQTLTEAAKATKGVQVVISIPASSNPGDDQISDEEVGGEFGREALMRLRQIVGRTADQWQPANAQESFEIVRRRIFTTPDAEAMTKIGAIAKSVVEFYRKHSADFPSEVRDNSYADRIKQCYPIHPELFDRLYEDWSTLDRFQRTRGVLRVMNQIVGSLWRDQDKAPLILPGGVPLENSDFVDEIRYYLDENWGPIIDSDVAGTSSVPYQVDKDNDVFGKRGIAERLARTVFMAATPALHTAHKGVDKPRIFLGTAIPGDTPGNFHSALDHLTNRSTYLYTEASRFWYDTQANTTRAARDHADNLRDADVWAEVDRRLTDARKATRDRTFAAVHVCPASSAEVPDEASTRLVIVPMKVTHSARAAASTALDWAKDVVDHRGDGNRTFKNSVVFVAADAKRAPELDKAVRDFIAWRYVHQNAESLGLGGQQTKQAKVRMDQVSEIVDTRLLDTYVWGIYPTQGAGDATYSIDSSSTGGTTTDLIERTARKLEDQIATARAARLIRMDLDGPLAPAWENGSITAGELHSYYATYPYLTRLRDRETLFDGLLSVDDEMYWETDGFAFADAYSAETGRFVGLRLPRDAEAAHIVESTLIIKPPIAQAQRTDEVKDYGDGDDGDKDSGDKDNEPQTDGAGSNSGDPRPPSPGPAPDQPKTRYFGSVTLDPNLPAKAFNEIHAEVLQHLSVAGASVQITLDIETTAPGGFPENVVRTVRENGATLRFTQNEFE; encoded by the coding sequence ATGAGCAATCGGGATCGCGTCCACAAGTCGATGGATCTGCTCGGTCCGGCGCTGAACCGATTCATCGCCCAGGTATTGAAGCCCGATCTGGGCGAGAGCTCCTGGGTAGACCTCATTCGTCTCCGAGACCAAGGCAAGGGCGCGCCAACAGACAAGGCATATAACCCAGACGACCCGATGGTCGGGCTACGCCTGCTCACCGAGAACATCCCGAATGCCGTCCGGCGCGGGTGGTACCCCTTCGACGGTCCCCTCTCCCGCGTTCAGATGAGCTGGGCCACTGAGGTGCGCGAAATCCGGAACAAGGACGCGCACAACGAACCCTTCACCAACGAAGACACCCAGCGCGCCCTCGACACCACCGAGCGCTTCCTCCTGGCCATCGGTGCCCCCGCCGAGGCCGAGCAAGTGCGCAAGTTGCGCAACGACGTGGTCCGCATCGCCCACGACCGCGAAGATGCCAACACCGCCCGCAACAATCCCAGCCTCGCCGTCGGGTCGGAACACCTCCCACCGTGGCGCGAGGTCCTCTCCCCGCACCCCGACGTCGCGAGCGGAGACTTCAATGCCGCCGAGTTCGCCGCCGACCTCTACTCCGTCGCCAACCCGAACTCCGACGCCAAGAAGAACCCCGAGTACACCAACCCCGTCCCGTTCTTCGAACGCACCTATCTCACCCACGGCCTACGGGACTTGATCAAGCGCAACGTCGCCCGCCTATCCGGCGATCTCAACGCCTCCCCCGTCGTCAATCTGCAGACCAACTTCGGTGGCGGCAAGACCCACTCGATGCTCGCGCTGTGGCATCTCGCCTCCGATACCCCCAGTTCCGCCTACCCCGACGACGTCGCCGCCCTGGCCGCCCCGCTCGACGAGCTGCGCGGGACGAAAATCCGCCGGGTCGCGCTGGTCGGTAATCAGCTCGAACCCGCCAAGCCTGATACCCGTGACGGCCGACCGGGCATCCGGACCATCTGGGGCGAGCTGGCGTGGCAGCTGGGCGGTCAGGACGCCTTCGACATCGTCGCCGACGCCGACCGCACGTCGACCAGCCCGGGTGCTGCCTTACGCGAACTCTTCGAGTTGTATTCCCCTGCCGTCATTCTCATCGACGAGTGGGTGGCCTACGCACGCCAACTCGTCAACGCATCGGGACTACCCGCCGGCGACTTCGACACCCAGTTCACCTTTGCCCAGACACTCACTGAAGCCGCCAAGGCCACCAAGGGCGTCCAGGTGGTCATCTCGATCCCCGCGTCGTCGAATCCCGGTGACGATCAGATCTCCGACGAGGAGGTCGGCGGCGAGTTCGGCCGTGAGGCGCTGATGCGGCTGCGGCAGATCGTCGGACGCACCGCCGACCAATGGCAGCCGGCCAACGCGCAGGAGAGTTTCGAGATCGTCCGGCGCCGCATCTTCACCACGCCCGACGCGGAAGCCATGACGAAGATCGGGGCGATCGCCAAGAGCGTCGTCGAGTTCTATCGCAAGCACTCCGCGGATTTCCCCAGCGAGGTCCGCGACAACTCCTATGCCGACCGGATCAAGCAGTGCTACCCGATCCATCCCGAGCTGTTCGACCGGCTCTACGAAGATTGGTCCACCCTCGACCGCTTCCAACGGACTCGTGGCGTGCTGCGGGTGATGAACCAGATCGTCGGGTCGTTGTGGCGCGACCAAGACAAGGCCCCCCTCATCCTTCCCGGCGGGGTGCCCTTGGAGAATTCTGATTTCGTCGACGAGATCCGCTACTACCTCGATGAGAACTGGGGACCCATCATCGACAGCGACGTGGCCGGGACCAGCTCGGTGCCCTACCAGGTCGACAAAGACAACGACGTTTTCGGCAAACGCGGCATCGCCGAGCGCCTGGCCCGCACCGTCTTTATGGCCGCGACGCCGGCGCTGCACACGGCACACAAGGGCGTCGACAAACCTCGAATCTTCCTCGGCACGGCCATCCCCGGCGACACCCCGGGCAACTTCCACTCTGCTCTCGACCATCTGACCAACCGGTCGACCTACCTGTACACCGAGGCGTCTCGCTTTTGGTATGACACCCAAGCGAATACGACGCGGGCCGCGCGGGACCACGCCGACAACCTGCGCGACGCCGATGTGTGGGCCGAGGTCGACCGCCGCCTTACCGACGCGCGCAAAGCCACCCGCGACCGGACGTTCGCCGCCGTCCACGTCTGTCCGGCGTCCTCGGCCGAGGTTCCCGACGAGGCCAGCACCCGTCTGGTCATCGTGCCGATGAAGGTCACCCACTCGGCCCGGGCAGCGGCGAGCACCGCCCTCGACTGGGCCAAGGACGTTGTCGACCACCGCGGCGACGGCAACCGAACCTTCAAGAACTCGGTGGTGTTCGTGGCCGCCGATGCCAAACGCGCCCCCGAACTCGACAAGGCGGTGCGCGACTTCATCGCGTGGCGCTATGTGCACCAGAACGCCGAAAGCCTCGGCCTGGGCGGACAACAAACCAAGCAGGCAAAGGTCCGCATGGACCAGGTCAGCGAGATCGTGGACACTCGTCTGCTCGACACCTACGTCTGGGGTATCTATCCCACGCAAGGTGCCGGAGATGCCACCTACTCCATCGACAGCTCGTCGACCGGCGGTACCACCACCGACCTCATCGAGCGCACGGCCCGCAAACTTGAGGACCAGATCGCCACGGCACGCGCCGCCCGGCTCATCCGGATGGACCTCGACGGACCATTGGCGCCGGCATGGGAGAACGGCAGCATCACCGCTGGCGAATTGCACTCGTACTACGCCACCTACCCCTACCTCACCCGCCTTCGCGACCGGGAGACCCTCTTCGACGGATTACTCTCCGTCGACGACGAAATGTATTGGGAAACAGACGGTTTTGCCTTCGCCGACGCTTACAGCGCCGAAACCGGGCGTTTCGTCGGACTCCGACTGCCTCGCGATGCCGAAGCCGCGCACATCGTCGAATCGACGTTGATCATCAAGCCGCCGATCGCGCAGGCGCAGCGCACCGACGAAGTCAAGGACTACGGAGATGGGGACGACGGGGACAAAGACAGCGGAGACAAGGACAACGAGCCGCAGACAGACGGCGCCGGAAGCAACAGCGGAGACCCTCGGCCACCCTCACCGGGACCGGCCCCCGATCAGCCCAAGACGCGCTACTTCGGGTCGGTCACCCTCGATCCGAATCTGCCGGCCAAGGCCTTCAACGAGATCCACGCCGAAGTCCTCCAGCACCTGTCAGTCGCCGGGGCTAGTGTTCAGATCACCTTGGACATTGAGACCACTGCCCCGGGCGGCTTCCCGGAGAACGTGGTCCGCACCGTCCGCGAGAACGGCGCAACCCTGCGCTTCACACAGAACGAGTTCGAATAG
- a CDS encoding helix-turn-helix domain-containing protein encodes MPKRVRGPLDWGSYANSFAFRLVQVRRHRGLTQEALAHETGLHRNQISNLERARSNREPYISDPQLSTVYRLAVALNVPPSLLLPDVGSLLPEQSPELTDGSRVERELFERLKREPHEELDE; translated from the coding sequence GTGCCGAAACGAGTCCGCGGACCCCTGGATTGGGGATCATATGCGAACTCGTTCGCGTTCCGATTGGTGCAGGTCAGACGCCACAGGGGCTTGACCCAGGAGGCGCTCGCACACGAGACCGGCCTTCATCGGAATCAGATTTCCAACCTGGAACGGGCGCGCAGCAATCGCGAGCCCTACATCTCCGACCCGCAACTCTCGACGGTCTACCGGTTGGCCGTGGCGCTCAACGTCCCGCCGTCGTTGTTGCTTCCCGACGTTGGGTCCCTACTGCCGGAGCAGTCCCCGGAGCTGACCGATGGGTCGCGGGTGGAGAGGGAGCTCTTCGAGCGCCTCAAGCGTGAACCACATGAGGAGCTGGACGAATAG
- a CDS encoding MMPL family transporter encodes MSSYLFSLGRFSFRHKWWVIGAWVAALAILAGLIAGLNPKFSKDFELPGTDGGVAMEQMEQHFSELTKSQTEANTLVLIATDKNNPSDKLANHVDAINKLVADLQGLPEVADKSTIVNPVLAAKAMPAMAGKVLGDDGRVGLITVHQKLNVMDLKPKDKEALTEVLDKHRGNGLQVEATLGVMQAQEEAGKAEMIGFAIAFVVMIVAFGAIVAAFIPLITGIVGVGLTMMLLMVSSKFMTVNQTATAIVTMLGIAVSIDYALFIVTRYRTERARGGDPADAAGRAVGTAGSAVVFAGLTVIVAVAALMVIGIPLITQMGLGAAIAVAVAVLAGLTLIPALLGATGKYAFSPKIPWIRHAEESATGDTLGVKYGRAIVKRPIPFIVGGLAILAVAAIPMSHMQLGMDTVSDDEVAGQQLLKRGFGEGTGAELFVVVHTEQGTVTAAANTAVAQIQKMDKNVVNPALLTWIGNGKDAKNPNVDANTALILVTPTSAASSEATHQLVEDIRALSPQIEAKGGEIHVGGQTAIMADLTAKLDKALIPYLLVVVGLAFLIMIGVFRSLWVPLIGTLGFIFSVLATFGATVWFFQDGSLGLIDHTKPLLSFLPIFLIGVVFGLAMDYQVFLVTRMREEYIHGMTAKDAIIAGYRHGARVVTSAAIIMISVFSAFMLAPDTMAKMMGFSMAIAIFFDAFIIRMTVVPAVIALLGDRAWGLPKWLDKVVVNFDIEGEAVRDRGLQPAAA; translated from the coding sequence ATGTCGTCATACTTGTTCTCCCTGGGACGCTTTTCCTTCCGACACAAGTGGTGGGTGATCGGCGCGTGGGTCGCCGCACTCGCGATCCTCGCCGGTCTCATCGCCGGCCTGAACCCCAAGTTCTCCAAGGACTTCGAACTGCCCGGCACCGACGGCGGTGTCGCCATGGAGCAGATGGAGCAGCACTTCTCCGAACTGACCAAGTCGCAGACCGAGGCGAACACCCTCGTCTTGATCGCGACCGACAAGAACAACCCCTCCGACAAACTGGCCAACCACGTCGACGCGATCAACAAGCTGGTGGCCGACCTGCAGGGCCTCCCGGAGGTCGCCGACAAGAGCACCATCGTCAACCCGGTCCTCGCCGCGAAGGCGATGCCCGCGATGGCGGGCAAGGTCCTCGGCGATGACGGTCGCGTCGGTCTGATCACGGTCCACCAGAAGCTCAACGTGATGGACCTGAAACCCAAGGACAAAGAGGCGCTCACGGAAGTCCTCGACAAACACCGGGGCAACGGGCTTCAGGTGGAGGCCACCCTGGGCGTGATGCAAGCCCAAGAGGAGGCCGGCAAGGCCGAGATGATTGGTTTCGCCATCGCCTTCGTCGTCATGATCGTCGCGTTCGGCGCCATCGTCGCCGCGTTCATCCCCTTGATCACCGGCATAGTCGGCGTCGGCCTCACCATGATGCTGCTGATGGTCTCGTCGAAGTTCATGACCGTCAACCAGACCGCGACTGCCATCGTCACGATGCTCGGTATCGCCGTCTCGATCGACTACGCCCTGTTCATCGTGACCCGCTACCGAACCGAACGCGCCCGGGGCGGTGATCCCGCTGACGCGGCCGGGCGCGCCGTCGGCACCGCCGGCTCGGCCGTCGTCTTCGCCGGCCTGACCGTCATCGTCGCCGTCGCCGCGCTGATGGTCATCGGGATTCCGCTGATCACCCAGATGGGTCTGGGCGCCGCCATCGCGGTCGCCGTCGCCGTCCTGGCCGGCCTCACGTTGATCCCGGCCCTGTTGGGCGCGACCGGCAAATACGCCTTCTCGCCGAAGATTCCGTGGATCCGCCACGCCGAGGAGTCGGCAACCGGGGACACCCTCGGTGTGAAGTACGGCCGCGCCATCGTCAAACGCCCGATTCCGTTCATCGTCGGCGGGCTGGCGATCCTCGCCGTCGCCGCCATCCCGATGAGCCACATGCAGCTGGGCATGGACACCGTCTCCGACGACGAGGTCGCCGGCCAGCAACTGCTCAAGCGCGGGTTCGGCGAAGGCACCGGCGCCGAGCTGTTCGTGGTCGTCCACACCGAACAAGGCACCGTGACCGCTGCCGCGAACACCGCCGTCGCACAGATCCAGAAGATGGACAAGAACGTGGTCAACCCCGCGCTGCTGACCTGGATCGGCAACGGGAAGGACGCGAAGAACCCGAATGTCGACGCGAACACCGCACTCATCCTGGTCACCCCGACCAGCGCGGCGTCGTCGGAGGCCACCCACCAGTTGGTGGAGGACATCCGGGCGCTGAGTCCGCAGATCGAGGCCAAGGGCGGCGAGATCCACGTCGGCGGCCAGACCGCGATCATGGCCGACCTCACCGCCAAGCTCGACAAGGCCCTCATCCCCTACCTGCTGGTGGTCGTCGGCCTCGCGTTCCTCATCATGATCGGCGTCTTCCGGTCGCTGTGGGTCCCGCTGATCGGCACGCTGGGATTCATCTTCTCGGTGCTCGCCACGTTCGGCGCCACGGTCTGGTTCTTCCAAGACGGGTCGCTGGGCCTCATCGATCACACCAAGCCGCTGCTGTCGTTCCTGCCGATCTTCCTGATCGGCGTGGTCTTCGGCCTGGCGATGGACTACCAGGTGTTCCTGGTGACACGGATGCGCGAGGAGTACATCCACGGCATGACCGCCAAGGACGCCATCATTGCCGGCTACCGCCACGGCGCCCGCGTCGTGACCTCGGCGGCCATCATCATGATCAGCGTGTTCTCGGCCTTCATGCTCGCGCCGGACACAATGGCGAAGATGATGGGCTTCTCGATGGCGATCGCGATCTTCTTCGACGCGTTCATCATCCGCATGACCGTCGTGCCAGCGGTGATCGCCCTGCTCGGCGACCGTGCGTGGGGCCTGCCCAAGTGGCTGGACAAGGTGGTCGTCAACTTCGACATCGAGGGTGAGGCAGTCCGCGACCGGGGACTGCAGCCCGCGGCGGCATAG
- a CDS encoding cystathionine beta-synthase, which yields MRIANHVIDLVGNTPLVKLNSVVEPGSGTVAAKIEYLNPGGSSKDRIAVKMVDAAEEAGLLKPGGTIVEPTSGNTGIGLALVAQQRGYKCVFVCPDKVSEDKRNVLRAYGAEVVVCPTAVAPEDPDSYYNVSDRLAREIPGAWKPNQYVNPAGPASHYETTGPEIWRDTDGKITHFVAGVGTGGTITGTGRYLKEVSNGAVKVVGVDPEGSVYSGGSGRPYLVEGVGEDFWPQAYDPSVPDEIIAVSDADSFEMTRRLAREEGLLVGGSCGMAVVAALQVAKREGPDALVVVLLPDGGRGYLGKIFNDEWMSSYGFLRSTLDGKHAAEPTVGDVLRGKSGQLPDLVHTHPQETLRDAIEILREYGVSQMPVVGAEPPVMAGEIAGAVTERDLLSAVFSGEASLADPVSSFMGEAFPLIGAGEPVSAATAELSMSDALMVVEDGKPIGVITRHDLLAFVTKNPVVGGKQHD from the coding sequence ATGCGCATCGCCAATCACGTGATCGATTTGGTCGGCAACACGCCGCTGGTCAAGCTGAACTCGGTGGTCGAGCCCGGGTCGGGCACCGTCGCCGCCAAGATCGAGTACCTCAACCCGGGTGGCAGTTCCAAGGACCGCATCGCGGTCAAGATGGTCGACGCGGCCGAGGAGGCCGGACTGCTGAAGCCGGGCGGGACCATCGTCGAGCCGACGTCGGGCAACACCGGGATCGGGCTGGCCCTCGTCGCCCAGCAGCGCGGGTACAAGTGCGTCTTCGTCTGCCCGGACAAGGTCAGCGAGGACAAACGAAACGTCTTGCGCGCCTACGGCGCCGAGGTGGTCGTGTGTCCGACGGCGGTCGCGCCGGAAGACCCGGACAGCTACTACAACGTCTCCGACCGGTTGGCGCGGGAGATCCCGGGCGCGTGGAAGCCCAACCAATACGTCAACCCGGCCGGACCGGCCAGCCACTACGAGACCACCGGTCCGGAGATCTGGCGCGACACCGACGGCAAGATCACCCACTTCGTCGCCGGCGTCGGCACCGGCGGCACCATCACCGGCACCGGCCGGTACCTCAAAGAGGTGTCGAACGGCGCGGTCAAGGTCGTCGGCGTCGACCCCGAGGGGTCGGTGTACTCCGGCGGCTCCGGGCGCCCCTACCTGGTAGAGGGCGTGGGCGAAGACTTTTGGCCGCAGGCCTACGACCCGAGCGTCCCCGACGAGATCATCGCCGTCTCCGACGCCGACTCCTTCGAGATGACGCGCCGCCTGGCGCGCGAGGAGGGGCTGCTCGTCGGCGGTTCGTGCGGGATGGCGGTCGTGGCCGCCCTGCAGGTCGCCAAGCGCGAGGGCCCCGACGCCCTCGTCGTCGTCCTCCTGCCCGACGGCGGGCGCGGATACCTCGGCAAGATCTTCAACGACGAGTGGATGAGCAGCTACGGATTCCTGCGCTCGACGCTCGACGGCAAGCACGCCGCCGAACCCACCGTCGGCGACGTGCTGCGCGGCAAGTCGGGCCAGCTGCCCGACCTCGTCCACACCCACCCGCAGGAGACGCTGCGCGACGCGATTGAGATCCTGCGCGAGTACGGCGTCTCGCAGATGCCGGTCGTCGGGGCCGAACCGCCGGTTATGGCGGGGGAGATCGCCGGCGCGGTGACCGAGCGCGACCTGCTCTCCGCCGTCTTCTCCGGCGAGGCGAGCCTGGCCGACCCGGTGTCGAGTTTCATGGGCGAGGCATTCCCGCTGATCGGTGCCGGTGAGCCGGTGTCCGCCGCGACCGCCGAATTGAGCATGTCCGATGCGCTGATGGTCGTCGAGGACGGCAAGCCGATCGGCGTCATCACCCGGCACGACCTTCTCGCCTTCGTCACCAAGAACCCCGTTGTTGGAGGAAAGCAGCATGACTGA
- a CDS encoding TetR family transcriptional regulator: protein MQCTTGGGVRAQKKARTRAAIRAAALELFTRQGFSSTTVEQIAHASGVSHTTFFRYFTSKEQVIIGDDLRAEREATFAAIPPGLNHFDLVRRMVTGMYELGIADEWVANYDRIALIHADPHLRYSSQVETERIISEATEFIADYTGVPTTDLHLRAFVAAISGVMFYIAHAEPQADHAVGMAELLEAIDLLEQGLPMPTKQGSDETHDRI, encoded by the coding sequence GTGCAGTGCACGACCGGCGGCGGGGTGCGGGCCCAGAAGAAGGCCCGCACCCGCGCCGCCATCCGCGCCGCAGCGTTGGAACTGTTTACCCGACAAGGGTTTTCGTCGACGACGGTCGAGCAGATCGCCCACGCCTCGGGCGTCTCGCACACCACCTTCTTCCGCTACTTCACGTCGAAGGAACAGGTCATCATCGGCGACGACCTGCGGGCCGAACGCGAGGCGACCTTCGCCGCCATCCCCCCGGGGCTCAACCACTTCGACTTGGTGCGACGGATGGTCACCGGGATGTACGAGCTCGGCATCGCCGACGAGTGGGTGGCGAACTACGACCGGATCGCGTTGATCCACGCCGATCCCCACCTGCGCTATTCCAGCCAGGTGGAGACCGAGCGCATCATCTCCGAGGCGACCGAGTTCATCGCGGACTACACCGGGGTGCCGACCACCGATCTGCACCTGCGGGCCTTCGTCGCCGCCATCAGCGGCGTGATGTTCTACATCGCCCACGCCGAACCCCAGGCCGATCACGCCGTGGGGATGGCCGAGCTCCTCGAGGCGATCGACCTGCTCGAGCAGGGGCTCCCCATGCCGACCAAGCAGGGATCCGACGAGACGCACGACCGTATCTAG
- a CDS encoding SRPBCC family protein, whose amino-acid sequence MPFGLTPFTEPFFDEAPMQYTIDVAVPADPDYVWSEFTRQNTLDWCRALKRVTYTSPQPYGPGTTRTATLTGGVTLHENFFLWEEDPSAHRYRHAFYVEGASVPGMKQFGELTEVTLGTDGGSHIVWRFALRLGGIALPSALSSRISSLAFGSVENDTVKHFS is encoded by the coding sequence ATGCCCTTTGGCCTGACCCCCTTCACCGAGCCCTTCTTCGACGAGGCGCCCATGCAGTACACGATCGACGTGGCGGTGCCCGCCGATCCCGACTACGTGTGGTCGGAGTTCACCCGCCAGAACACCCTCGACTGGTGCCGCGCCCTGAAGCGGGTCACCTACACCAGCCCCCAGCCGTACGGCCCCGGCACCACACGCACCGCGACGTTGACCGGCGGGGTGACACTGCACGAGAACTTCTTCCTCTGGGAGGAGGATCCCTCAGCCCACCGCTACCGACACGCCTTCTACGTCGAGGGCGCCTCGGTACCGGGGATGAAGCAGTTCGGCGAACTCACCGAGGTCACCCTCGGCACCGACGGTGGGAGCCACATCGTGTGGCGCTTCGCGCTGCGGCTCGGCGGAATCGCCCTACCGTCAGCACTGTCCTCGCGCATCTCGTCACTGGCGTTCGGGTCGGTCGAGAACGACACGGTCAAGCACTTCAGCTGA
- a CDS encoding cystathionine gamma-synthase encodes MTDQDQAGFSTRAIHAGYEPDPQTGAVNVPIYASSTFAQDGVGGMRDGFEYARTGNPTRRALEANMAALEGGRYGRGFSSGMAATDATLRATLRPGDHLVIPNDAYGGTFRLIDKVFGQWGITYSVAAVNDVDAVRAAITPQTKLVWLETPTNPLLNIGDIEAIAAVAHEGGAKLVVDNTFASSYLQQPLSLGADIVLHSTTKYLGGHSDVVGGILVTDSAEIDEAVAFLQNGAGAVPGPFDVYLTLRGIKTLAVRMDRHSDNAEKVVEFLGTHPKIEKVLYPGLPDHPGHDVAAKQMKRFGGMVSVLVAGGSEGAQALCAGTSVFTLAESLGGIESLIEHPAAMTHASTAGSLLEVPDNLVRLSVGIEDVDDLIADLDRALG; translated from the coding sequence ATGACTGATCAGGACCAGGCCGGCTTCTCGACCCGCGCGATCCACGCCGGTTACGAGCCCGATCCGCAGACCGGCGCGGTCAACGTCCCGATCTACGCCAGTTCGACCTTCGCGCAGGACGGCGTCGGCGGGATGCGCGACGGCTTCGAGTACGCCCGCACCGGCAACCCGACCCGGCGCGCCCTGGAGGCCAACATGGCCGCGCTCGAGGGCGGCCGCTACGGCCGCGGCTTCTCGTCGGGGATGGCGGCCACCGATGCGACGCTGCGCGCCACGCTGCGCCCGGGGGACCACCTGGTCATCCCGAATGACGCCTACGGCGGCACCTTCCGACTCATCGACAAGGTCTTCGGCCAGTGGGGCATCACCTACTCGGTGGCCGCGGTCAACGACGTCGACGCCGTGCGCGCCGCGATCACCCCGCAGACCAAGCTGGTGTGGCTGGAGACCCCGACCAACCCGTTGCTGAACATCGGTGACATCGAGGCGATCGCCGCCGTCGCCCACGAGGGCGGCGCGAAGCTGGTGGTGGACAACACCTTCGCCTCGTCGTACCTGCAGCAGCCGCTGAGCCTCGGCGCCGACATCGTGCTGCATTCGACGACGAAATATCTCGGCGGGCACTCCGACGTGGTCGGCGGCATTCTGGTGACCGATTCGGCCGAGATCGACGAGGCAGTCGCCTTCCTGCAGAACGGCGCGGGGGCGGTCCCCGGACCGTTCGACGTCTATCTGACGCTGCGCGGGATCAAGACGCTCGCCGTCCGGATGGACCGGCACAGCGACAATGCGGAGAAGGTTGTCGAGTTCCTCGGCACGCACCCGAAGATCGAGAAGGTGCTCTACCCCGGCCTGCCCGACCATCCCGGCCACGACGTCGCGGCCAAGCAGATGAAGCGGTTCGGCGGCATGGTGTCGGTGCTCGTCGCCGGTGGGAGCGAGGGCGCGCAGGCATTGTGCGCCGGGACCTCGGTGTTCACCCTCGCCGAGTCGCTCGGCGGTATCGAGTCGCTCATCGAGCACCCGGCTGCGATGACCCACGCGTCGACCGCGGGTTCGCTGCTCGAGGTCCCCGACAACCTGGTGCGTCTGTCGGTCGGCATCGAAGACGTCGACGACCTCATCGCCGATCTGGACCGCGCCCTCGGCTGA